The following nucleotide sequence is from Borreliella spielmanii.
TTACTCAGATCACCTGAATATTTAGATCCTAATGGAAATTTTAGTTCTAAAAGATATAATAAAGTTTCTGATTATCGAAAAGTTAAAATTTATGATGATATTGTAGAAAGCATACTGTTTTCTAATGTAAAAACTTTTTTAAATAATAATTTAATATTTCCCGATTCTCTTTTTAATATGATTAAAGATATGAGTACCGTAGAAAGGCATATTTCATATCTTTCTCTTTCTTATCATGACTTTTCTAATAAAGAGGCAATGTCTTATGCCGAGAAAAATTTAAATTTATTTAAACGTTTATCTCTTGCGTCTATTCGGTTTAAAAATATGAGCGATGCTCGGAATGCTTATGATAAGCTATTAAACAAAACCCCATTTGAAGAGCTTGCTAAGCTTTATTCAGATGATATGGCTAATTTCAAAGGTGTTGTTTCTCTGGATAAATATTATTTTGACTTAGATCTTAATGTTGAAAATAAAGAAGATTTAAATTCTATTTTTTCTTTAAAAGAAGGTGAATTTAGCAAGCCTATTAAGACTAAAAATAAAAATGAATATCAAATATATAAGGCATTTAGTAATATTTATGATTTTGATAAAAATTCAGATCGAGATATTAGTGCTGTTAAAAATTATATTGAAACTTATGAACCAAGTATTATTGAGGGCTTTTTGGAAAATAAGTTAAATGATTTTCTCAGTGATGTTAAATTTAGCAGTTTAAGTCAAGCTCTTGAAAAACATCGGTTTAGTTTAAAAGAAGAAATTGTTAATTTATCTTACAATGTTAATATTTATCCTAATACTTTAAAAGAGTTGGTTGAATTTAATAATAGCAAGTC
It contains:
- a CDS encoding peptidylprolyl isomerase → MRKRSRKVKNDLVVPESKEKKVGMWGIFALILIVFGFIIAPLLPGMFDNAHSSGLKFGSYKGQPIYYEKDNKFAKYVNYYSNLYSRLQGNAKNINIDYNAWYLAFMKYVEDIAFLDLIKKYNFYISKEMLDKNLLRSPEYLDPNGNFSSKRYNKVSDYRKVKIYDDIVESILFSNVKTFLNNNLIFPDSLFNMIKDMSTVERHISYLSLSYHDFSNKEAMSYAEKNLNLFKRLSLASIRFKNMSDARNAYDKLLNKTPFEELAKLYSDDMANFKGVVSLDKYYFDLDLNVENKEDLNSIFSLKEGEFSKPIKTKNKNEYQIYKAFSNIYDFDKNSDRDISAVKNYIETYEPSIIEGFLENKLNDFLSDVKFSSLSQALEKHRFSLKEEIVNLSYNVNIYPNTLKELVEFNNSKSFYNIVFGLKENSWSKPFLANKKVYLFFLKSAKKRSNQLKEEIKNETLLDNFNIANSGLITDFLLNKKDFVNNFNESFFALQNFSQN